From a region of the Streptomyces caniferus genome:
- a CDS encoding helix-turn-helix domain-containing protein, with the protein MRRARRNDLGGLGEDRWRNPNIGRLLLDCLVKCRALIVTRRFEAAGRVQPLSEIRRVCRMPELADTGRRIKELRVGAGMTQHDLAGSDMSSSYISLVERGKRIPSGRALKILAERLGVGVDEISGAVEPAETFGRVRRLDLVGRLVAARRQWDGGDAEGALSEFRALAEMEPSGRQDDVFTEAQLAIAEILGTLGRADEGAEVLLRMLDSPAPAPYAEPRLRALIALADLLESAGRVQDGLRYALTGYLECAGQRPDTGFHSVLVLDVLTRCAYWSGCPDWAPGTDHGRPPADGVLPGPRAAIDLHRALDLRDRGETERAAALLEECARRVTPAAGFPLWEKINGHYALLLLRGGETARARSIVERGLVVASVTQEPDFPLWLTTADAVGAEAAGDTDRLFALGERLAGLPDTGRSHEKAAALREIAAACERVGDRERAAGHFRYSAELFRRAQAYRHAERARERLADLLEKRD; encoded by the coding sequence ATGCGCCGCGCCCGTCGAAATGATCTCGGCGGACTCGGTGAAGACCGGTGGAGGAATCCGAATATCGGTCGACTTCTTCTTGACTGCTTGGTAAAGTGCCGAGCACTCATTGTGACTCGGCGATTTGAAGCAGCCGGCCGGGTTCAGCCACTGTCCGAAATCCGGAGGGTTTGTCGAATGCCTGAGCTGGCGGACACCGGGAGGAGAATCAAAGAGCTCCGGGTCGGCGCCGGAATGACGCAGCACGACCTTGCCGGGTCCGACATGTCGTCCAGCTACATCTCGCTGGTGGAACGCGGGAAGCGCATTCCCAGCGGCCGGGCACTCAAGATCCTCGCGGAACGCCTCGGCGTCGGCGTCGACGAAATATCCGGTGCCGTCGAGCCGGCCGAAACCTTCGGCCGGGTCCGCAGGCTCGACCTCGTCGGGCGATTGGTGGCGGCGCGCAGGCAATGGGACGGCGGCGACGCCGAGGGTGCACTGTCGGAATTCCGCGCACTGGCCGAGATGGAACCGTCCGGCCGGCAGGACGACGTATTTACCGAGGCGCAGCTCGCCATTGCCGAAATACTGGGCACGCTCGGCCGCGCCGACGAGGGCGCCGAGGTCCTGCTGCGGATGCTGGACTCGCCGGCCCCCGCGCCGTACGCCGAGCCCCGGCTGCGTGCCCTGATCGCGCTCGCCGATCTGCTGGAGTCGGCCGGGCGGGTCCAGGACGGGCTGCGCTACGCCCTCACCGGCTACCTCGAATGCGCTGGTCAGCGACCCGATACGGGGTTCCACTCCGTGCTGGTCCTCGATGTGCTCACCCGCTGCGCGTATTGGAGCGGCTGCCCGGACTGGGCTCCGGGGACCGACCACGGCCGGCCTCCGGCGGACGGGGTGCTCCCCGGGCCGCGGGCCGCCATCGATCTGCACCGGGCGCTCGACCTGCGCGACCGGGGCGAGACGGAGCGCGCCGCGGCCCTGCTGGAGGAGTGTGCGCGCCGGGTCACCCCGGCCGCGGGATTCCCGCTCTGGGAGAAGATCAACGGCCATTACGCCCTGCTGTTGCTGCGCGGCGGCGAGACGGCCCGGGCCCGCAGCATCGTCGAACGCGGCCTGGTGGTGGCCTCGGTGACGCAGGAACCGGACTTCCCGCTCTGGCTCACGACCGCGGACGCGGTGGGTGCGGAGGCGGCCGGTGACACCGACCGCCTCTTTGCGCTGGGCGAGCGGCTGGCCGGGCTGCCCGATACCGGCCGCAGCCATGAGAAAGCCGCCGCGCTCCGGGAGATCGCGGCGGCTTGTGAGCGGGTGGGGGACCGGGAAAGGGCGGCCGGACACTTCCGGTATTCCGCCGAGCTGTTCCGCCGGGCCCAGGCCTACCGGCACGCCGAGCGGGCCCGGGAACGGCTGGCGGATCTCCTCGAAAAGCGGGACTGA